A window of Terriglobales bacterium contains these coding sequences:
- a CDS encoding HIT family protein, with protein MYDSMKCRFCEIVQGSATAEVVYEDDNLVAFLDHAPLTSGHCLLIPRKHFESLLEMPPDLLAFTFTRTQTLAMALMKAMGAEGMLIASNTVVQQTVPHFHVHLVPRWHDDELGGFSPRKPVTTPLAEVAQHLRRTMKLT; from the coding sequence ATGTACGACTCTATGAAATGCCGGTTCTGCGAAATCGTTCAGGGGAGTGCAACCGCGGAAGTCGTTTACGAAGACGATAACTTGGTCGCCTTTCTTGATCACGCTCCGCTCACCTCAGGCCACTGCTTGCTGATTCCACGTAAGCATTTCGAAAGCCTTCTGGAAATGCCACCAGACCTGCTGGCGTTTACATTCACCCGGACGCAAACGCTTGCCATGGCCCTGATGAAGGCCATGGGCGCGGAGGGAATGCTGATTGCTTCGAACACCGTCGTTCAGCAGACGGTGCCTCACTTCCACGTTCATCTGGTGCCGCGCTGGCACGATGACGAACTTGGCGGGTTCTCACCACGTAAGCCCGTGACGACTCCGCTAGCCGAGGTAGCGCAACACCTTCGCAGAACAATGAAGTTGACCTAA
- a CDS encoding enolase C-terminal domain-like protein has product MKITDVRWTPCFIPIEAPLRYAFGSHPGFSRIIVEVETNEGIVGLGECYGGASREGQLAEMKPLLIGEDPFQLERIRWKLAAPTSLKLFGHTLGWAALEFACLDIQGKALNKPICDIIGGRVREVVPFSAYLFYRYANDRGEGEVSNVEQMVGFAKYLVKQYGFQTLKYKNGVLPPDEEIETFVTLRDKFPASKIRLDPNAAWSVTTAVRVARKLHEYDVEYLEDPVWGMRAMARVNEKAPWVTLASNMSVFAFEDLVPTTMMKILDVVLIDPHWYGGITRARLAAQICETMGIDVGMHSGAEFGISQAAMIHLAASVPNMTVAPDSHYHHLTDDILEGGKLQYGPGGTMKVPAGPGLGVSLDRDKIARYHELSRKKEMGSWIEDPRRPGVITTQPKW; this is encoded by the coding sequence ATGAAGATTACGGATGTACGCTGGACACCTTGTTTTATTCCGATCGAGGCGCCACTCCGCTACGCCTTTGGTTCTCATCCCGGATTTTCCCGGATCATAGTGGAAGTTGAGACCAACGAAGGAATTGTCGGCCTCGGTGAATGCTACGGCGGAGCCAGCCGAGAAGGCCAACTCGCCGAGATGAAGCCCCTGTTGATCGGCGAAGATCCATTTCAACTTGAACGCATCCGCTGGAAACTCGCCGCGCCCACGTCGCTCAAGCTCTTCGGGCACACACTTGGCTGGGCTGCGCTTGAGTTTGCTTGTCTCGATATCCAGGGGAAAGCACTGAACAAGCCTATCTGCGACATCATTGGCGGCAGGGTGCGCGAAGTAGTCCCATTCTCCGCATACCTTTTCTACCGGTATGCAAATGATCGCGGCGAAGGAGAAGTCTCGAACGTTGAACAGATGGTTGGCTTCGCCAAATACCTGGTGAAACAGTATGGTTTTCAGACGCTGAAGTACAAGAATGGCGTTCTGCCTCCGGACGAAGAGATCGAAACGTTCGTCACTCTTCGCGACAAATTCCCGGCTTCGAAAATCCGCCTCGATCCGAATGCAGCCTGGTCGGTAACTACCGCCGTTCGGGTTGCGCGCAAGCTGCACGAGTACGACGTGGAGTATCTGGAAGATCCAGTTTGGGGCATGCGGGCGATGGCCCGCGTCAACGAGAAGGCGCCGTGGGTTACGCTGGCCTCAAACATGTCGGTTTTCGCTTTCGAAGATCTCGTACCCACCACGATGATGAAGATTCTCGACGTCGTGCTTATCGATCCACATTGGTATGGTGGCATCACGAGAGCCCGATTGGCGGCACAGATCTGCGAAACCATGGGCATCGACGTCGGAATGCATAGTGGCGCCGAGTTTGGTATCTCGCAAGCCGCGATGATCCACCTCGCCGCGAGCGTACCTAATATGACCGTAGCGCCGGACTCGCACTATCATCACTTGACCGACGACATCCTTGAGGGTGGCAAACTTCAATACGGCCCGGGTGGAACTATGAAGGTTCCTGCCGGCCCCGGTTTGGGCGTCAGCCTCGACCGCGACAAGATTGCCAGATATCACGAACTTTCCCGCAAGAAAGAAATGGGCTCGTGGATCGAAGATCCGAGACGCCCGGGAGTAATAACCACACAACCAAAGTGGTAG
- a CDS encoding fumarylacetoacetate hydrolase family protein → MKLATFMADGPARLGVVLNDKIIDLAELASLGGLDGSRFTSMIEVLRTGEALDRARSLSQNTSLLGKIRGVRLDSVRLLSPVPNPGKIIAVGLNYLDHCVEQGIDPPAAPLLFAKFPNSVTGPYDPIIIPEEDPEVDYEVELGVVIGRRAKRVSEADALRYVAGYLVLNDVSARKWQFADKQWTRGKSCDTFAPMGPWLTTADEVPQPENLAVFTRVNGQTLQDSSTKNLIFGVSRLISYISASITLEPGDVIATGTPPGVGVFRKPPIYLKPGDVVETGIEKLGVLKNPVIAEQRQAAITA, encoded by the coding sequence ATGAAGCTTGCGACCTTTATGGCAGACGGGCCTGCGCGGCTCGGCGTGGTGCTGAACGACAAGATTATTGACTTGGCGGAACTTGCCAGTTTGGGCGGGCTGGACGGAAGCCGCTTCACCTCGATGATAGAAGTCTTGCGTACCGGAGAGGCACTGGATCGCGCACGCAGTCTGTCTCAAAACACAAGTCTGTTGGGAAAGATCAGAGGGGTTCGGCTTGACTCCGTTCGATTGCTTTCGCCGGTGCCCAACCCCGGCAAGATCATCGCTGTGGGGCTAAATTATCTTGACCACTGCGTTGAGCAGGGAATTGATCCACCTGCTGCGCCCCTCCTGTTTGCCAAGTTCCCTAACAGCGTTACGGGCCCGTACGACCCGATTATTATTCCGGAAGAAGACCCGGAGGTTGATTACGAAGTTGAACTTGGAGTTGTGATTGGACGTCGCGCGAAACGGGTTTCTGAGGCGGACGCGCTTCGCTATGTCGCGGGATACCTGGTGCTGAATGACGTCTCGGCCAGGAAATGGCAATTCGCTGACAAACAGTGGACCCGCGGGAAGTCGTGCGACACCTTCGCGCCGATGGGGCCGTGGCTGACCACGGCCGACGAAGTCCCGCAACCAGAGAACCTTGCCGTCTTCACGAGAGTGAACGGACAAACCCTACAGGACTCCTCGACGAAAAACCTGATTTTCGGTGTTTCTAGGCTGATTTCCTATATCTCCGCGAGCATAACGCTTGAACCAGGAGACGTAATTGCAACCGGGACACCTCCCGGCGTCGGAGTATTTCGGAAGCCGCCGATCTACCTCAAACCTGGTGATGTGGTCGAGACGGGCATCGAGAAACTGGGAGTTCTAAAGAATCCCGTTATCGCCGAGCAAAGACAGGCCGCGATAACAGCGTGA
- a CDS encoding glycosyl hydrolase-related protein — MKIRTSAILVALFFFVGIQFALAQSSPQSRPSSIKTIYIFPSSHWDLGFIAPPEEVLPRLKPHIDEVIANCEADPEFRWTIESVWQIREWLSRTEDQKQIDRFVALVKKGQIQISAVFGSMHTEFMGTEQLNRIVYDMKEVERRLGVKTDFAMMNDVPGFTLRLPQVLARSGVRYFLNGSNLFIGGGTSLYPGKVPFYWKSPDGSQVLLWHTQSKFGGYTEALADYYLDPISAEPYTKEQFYPKELNGLPPLEIMRRGVDQLLAKFDNANYPYDAVAVMYLHDFISSNLERDHLLPSVRAWNAAGKTPRLVVATPAEFFREMENRHAQDFKTYSGDWTGLWSEVKTNSPRISADARWAQDHTSAAETIWSLLSFKPGVSYPWGNFEETRINLLKYAEHSGSGQVGWPKLMTRAEVDQQNREYVEYARSARLDIGHLLDSGMMSLFSQQPDSKVKESLVVFNPLSWMRNGTVQVKTEANVQVRDVAANVVVPSQRLSKDEIEFFAKDVPSLGYRHFVLEPAMQKVSATDAPGTALENQFYRVEIRPSDGSITRVLDKQSKKELLDPKNPRAAGELMRWTLFEAFPNGVGTVNITHRQGSVTDSLRVVRPGSYWPETVIELPANKKTIRITNTLDRSRMPFVASLQAGEYYSFSFPFQFNGSAQVWLDSGIGFHRIPDDYLDGARTDSAVPQHSLVLSGADKNGIHHVVISERESFFNYLIGMPGSKGATGAFMNEVRVAALRKQDQGDTKDLGMVNFETVEPGLDTPLKFSIALTSGEGPLDPVQAYRAGWEQSVPLLVSSPLPGTRPSEPVGSYISLDAPNVQVLAFKPSNDRDPNHFMLRLQEISGKESDVTVTSPLKPTVVEETTMTEDQVIRSFAANPIRLRIKPHQTLTLRLTIPHESKTRSHRWWEW, encoded by the coding sequence ATGAAAATACGCACCTCGGCAATCCTCGTAGCGCTGTTCTTCTTCGTCGGCATCCAATTTGCACTCGCGCAGTCTTCCCCGCAATCTCGGCCAAGCTCCATCAAAACCATCTACATCTTTCCCAGCAGTCATTGGGACCTCGGTTTCATTGCACCTCCGGAAGAGGTGCTGCCACGGCTGAAGCCGCACATCGATGAAGTGATCGCAAACTGCGAAGCCGATCCGGAGTTCCGCTGGACAATCGAGAGTGTATGGCAGATTCGAGAATGGCTGTCACGCACTGAAGACCAAAAGCAGATTGACAGGTTCGTAGCGCTGGTCAAGAAAGGTCAGATTCAGATATCGGCTGTGTTCGGCAGCATGCATACGGAATTCATGGGCACCGAGCAGTTGAACCGGATCGTCTACGACATGAAAGAGGTCGAACGGCGTCTGGGTGTTAAAACCGACTTTGCGATGATGAACGACGTTCCGGGCTTCACACTTCGCCTCCCACAGGTTCTCGCGCGAAGTGGGGTCCGATATTTTCTGAATGGCTCCAACTTGTTTATTGGCGGAGGCACCTCGCTTTATCCGGGGAAGGTTCCGTTCTACTGGAAGTCTCCGGACGGAAGCCAGGTACTGCTGTGGCATACACAAAGCAAGTTTGGCGGCTACACCGAGGCGCTTGCCGATTACTACCTCGATCCGATTTCCGCTGAGCCGTATACGAAAGAGCAGTTTTATCCGAAGGAGCTGAACGGACTTCCGCCTCTCGAAATCATGCGGCGCGGCGTCGACCAACTCCTCGCCAAGTTCGACAACGCGAACTATCCATACGACGCCGTCGCGGTGATGTACCTGCACGATTTCATCTCTTCGAACTTGGAGCGCGACCACCTGCTGCCTTCGGTGCGAGCGTGGAACGCCGCCGGGAAAACGCCGCGTTTGGTAGTTGCAACTCCAGCTGAATTCTTCCGTGAAATGGAAAACAGGCACGCGCAGGATTTCAAGACCTACAGCGGAGACTGGACAGGGCTGTGGTCAGAAGTAAAGACCAACTCGCCCCGGATCAGCGCCGATGCCCGTTGGGCACAGGACCATACCTCTGCGGCGGAGACCATTTGGTCGCTTCTGAGCTTCAAGCCCGGCGTGAGTTACCCCTGGGGCAATTTCGAAGAAACAAGAATCAACCTGCTGAAATATGCAGAGCACTCCGGCTCCGGTCAGGTCGGATGGCCGAAACTGATGACCCGCGCGGAGGTGGATCAGCAGAACCGCGAATACGTGGAGTATGCCCGATCGGCACGACTCGACATAGGCCATCTTCTGGATTCGGGCATGATGTCGCTCTTTTCACAGCAGCCGGATTCCAAAGTCAAAGAATCCCTGGTTGTCTTCAATCCGTTGAGTTGGATGCGCAACGGCACCGTACAAGTGAAAACCGAGGCCAACGTGCAGGTGCGTGACGTTGCTGCGAACGTAGTAGTCCCATCGCAGCGGCTCTCCAAAGATGAGATAGAGTTCTTCGCGAAGGATGTGCCATCGCTGGGCTACCGGCATTTCGTCTTGGAACCGGCGATGCAAAAAGTATCGGCAACGGACGCTCCGGGGACTGCACTCGAGAACCAGTTCTACCGAGTGGAGATACGTCCGTCGGATGGATCCATAACAAGAGTTCTCGATAAGCAGTCAAAAAAGGAATTACTTGACCCCAAGAACCCGCGCGCCGCGGGCGAGTTGATGCGTTGGACTCTGTTCGAAGCGTTCCCAAACGGGGTCGGAACGGTCAACATTACTCATAGACAAGGATCTGTAACCGACTCTCTACGCGTTGTTCGCCCCGGAAGCTATTGGCCGGAGACGGTGATTGAGCTACCCGCGAACAAGAAAACGATCCGAATTACAAATACTCTCGACCGCTCACGGATGCCCTTCGTCGCGAGTCTTCAGGCGGGTGAATACTATAGTTTCTCATTCCCGTTCCAATTCAACGGCTCAGCGCAGGTGTGGCTCGACAGCGGCATCGGATTCCACCGAATCCCTGACGACTATCTCGATGGTGCGAGAACCGACAGCGCCGTGCCGCAGCATTCGCTTGTTCTTTCGGGGGCAGACAAGAACGGAATCCACCACGTTGTGATCAGTGAGCGAGAGTCATTCTTCAATTACCTGATCGGCATGCCCGGCAGCAAGGGAGCTACCGGCGCCTTCATGAATGAGGTTCGAGTAGCCGCCCTGCGCAAACAAGATCAGGGAGACACCAAAGATCTCGGTATGGTGAACTTCGAAACTGTCGAACCTGGGCTGGATACTCCGCTGAAGTTTTCAATCGCGCTTACATCTGGCGAAGGTCCGCTTGACCCTGTCCAGGCATATCGTGCGGGCTGGGAGCAAAGTGTGCCGCTGCTGGTATCAAGCCCGCTCCCCGGAACCCGGCCATCGGAACCCGTTGGATCATACATTTCGCTCGATGCTCCCAATGTCCAAGTGCTCGCATTCAAGCCGAGCAATGATCGCGATCCGAACCACTTCATGCTTCGGCTGCAAGAGATCTCCGGCAAGGAATCAGACGTTACCGTCACTTCACCATTGAAGCCTACGGTTGTGGAAGAGACCACGATGACGGAGGACCAAGTCATTCGGTCGTTCGCGGCCAATCCGATCCGCCTCCGGATCAAGCCGCACCAGACTCTGACGCTAAGACTCACTATTCCGCACGAGAGCAAGACACGTTCTCATCGCTGGTGGGAGTGGTGA
- a CDS encoding FadR/GntR family transcriptional regulator, which produces MPKSQKASQRFSGLLNALEPVRRETVMDTVAKRIETLVRNGDLRKGDRLPPEPELAQMLRVSRSSLREALKGLMFVGLIKARPGDGTYIQGASLSRVMSRHFQWMVVLQEIKYLEIYELRQIIEPRAAALAAQRATRNDIERMERALAEMSESIDRPERFLSYDIELHDALAQASGNVALQTTLRMLYDAMLEARSRVLPLIDDMQLHYERHEKIFHFIRDHRPNLAAKAVLEDLKYAERLIREEMAQDRERALTSKETKPQPAALRGNAAGVRGN; this is translated from the coding sequence ATGCCAAAGTCCCAAAAGGCGTCGCAACGATTCTCGGGATTACTGAATGCGCTTGAGCCAGTGCGCCGGGAAACGGTCATGGACACTGTGGCCAAGAGAATCGAAACTCTCGTCCGTAACGGCGACCTTCGGAAAGGCGACCGTCTTCCTCCAGAGCCTGAGCTCGCACAGATGTTGCGGGTCTCCCGCAGTTCTTTGCGCGAAGCGTTGAAGGGATTGATGTTCGTAGGCCTGATCAAGGCCCGGCCCGGCGATGGTACCTACATTCAGGGCGCTTCCTTATCTCGCGTCATGAGCCGCCATTTTCAGTGGATGGTGGTCCTGCAGGAAATCAAGTACCTCGAAATCTACGAACTGAGGCAGATCATTGAGCCTCGGGCAGCCGCCCTTGCCGCACAGCGAGCTACACGCAACGACATCGAGCGCATGGAGCGCGCACTGGCCGAGATGAGCGAGAGTATCGACCGGCCCGAGCGGTTCCTGAGTTACGACATCGAGTTGCATGATGCGCTGGCCCAGGCATCGGGGAATGTCGCTCTTCAGACAACGCTACGGATGCTGTACGACGCCATGCTGGAAGCGCGCAGTCGCGTTCTACCACTCATCGACGACATGCAGCTTCACTACGAGCGCCACGAGAAGATTTTTCATTTCATCCGGGACCATCGGCCCAACCTGGCTGCCAAGGCGGTTCTTGAAGATCTGAAGTATGCCGAAAGGCTCATTCGCGAAGAGATGGCACAAGATCGCGAGCGAGCATTGACCTCAAAAGAAACAAAACCCCAACCCGCCGCACTGCGAGGCAATGCCGCAGGCGTACGCGGTAACTGA
- a CDS encoding SMP-30/gluconolactonase/LRE family protein, whose translation MRPAVSIDKFEVFADGLDHPEGLAFDRDGDLWVGGEQGQIYRITPKGKILEVAQLGGFCLGLTFSATQELWVCNLKKSSLIRLDRKGRILSSIERVGGVRLRTPNFSVFDSEGNLYFSDSGEWQKNNGAVFVLRADGKTSRIADSLSFPNGMALSADERTLYVVQSTANNVLALEIASPGVVRSKRIYAKSLERVPDGAVLDARGNLYVTCYASDHIYKVTSQGKVSVFAWDPCGTMLSSPTNGAFGGENFEYLYFANLSRWHICRVRVGVRGLPLVNLR comes from the coding sequence ATGAGGCCTGCAGTCTCGATCGACAAGTTCGAAGTCTTCGCCGATGGATTGGACCATCCCGAAGGTCTTGCCTTTGATCGTGACGGTGACCTGTGGGTCGGGGGCGAGCAGGGACAAATCTACCGAATCACGCCCAAAGGCAAGATACTCGAGGTTGCTCAACTCGGCGGGTTTTGTCTAGGCCTGACGTTTTCTGCAACCCAGGAACTCTGGGTATGCAATCTTAAGAAATCGTCGCTGATTCGACTGGATCGCAAGGGCCGTATTCTCTCTTCGATTGAAAGAGTTGGTGGCGTCAGACTCCGCACACCGAATTTCTCCGTCTTCGACTCTGAAGGCAATCTTTACTTCTCGGATTCCGGAGAATGGCAGAAGAACAACGGCGCTGTCTTTGTGCTTCGAGCAGATGGCAAGACTTCCAGGATCGCCGACTCTCTCTCATTTCCAAACGGAATGGCATTAAGTGCGGACGAACGCACACTCTATGTCGTTCAGAGCACGGCCAACAATGTGCTCGCTCTGGAGATCGCCAGCCCGGGTGTGGTTCGCTCCAAACGCATTTATGCAAAGAGCCTGGAGCGTGTTCCCGATGGTGCTGTACTCGACGCGCGCGGGAATCTGTACGTAACCTGCTACGCTTCCGATCACATTTACAAGGTCACATCGCAGGGAAAAGTTTCCGTGTTCGCATGGGATCCATGCGGAACTATGCTATCCAGTCCAACGAATGGCGCCTTCGGAGGCGAAAATTTCGAATACCTCTACTTTGCGAATCTGAGTCGTTGGCACATATGCCGAGTCAGGGTCGGAGTAAGGGGATTGCCGCTGGTGAATTTGCGCTGA
- a CDS encoding carboxypeptidase regulatory-like domain-containing protein gives MARLMNIARWMIVLVAMLLLSLTCVAQLDTGTITGIVQDKTGAVLSDATVKVTNTKTGRTWDLKTGSLGEYSVPALPVGPYQVEVSRSGFKTGVVSDIFLNTSQTVRADLKLEIGAAAEQLTVTAEQATVNTTTSDLGAAIGSTAVTNLPLNGRDFTSLLALVPGSVTTAGFGQTSLGGYETSLAGVNILLDGTDATRIDVNATSTQLGRQESRISRASVDSIQEFRVLSGVYSAEYGRSMGDIVNVITKSGGNTVHGNVFEFLRNDAMDAKNYFNTTGEKSPLRLNQFGGNVGGPVIKNKLFYFVNYEGVRQVVNVPATTTVLNSTSRASAVASMQPVISAIPLPNRPGAVTYVDPLDGLEKVNPYLGFYSGLLENRLREDTGSIKVDFTPSSSDSFALRYNISDSYTSTQYGFAAGQVSPSSSRNHLAKISWTHTFRPNLLNELGVALNRPQTDSLGGGGDFPIFQCSTFWGCNGGNNFGATPGPALFSNRRPQHSISFTNTTSWVKGRNTIRFGFDIRKNVTHDALDPQQFLSYANANDFLTNGLIQVDTLGHTMVGVENSNLAFFMQDDIRLTSRFTMNLGLRYEYNTVLSGPEMGNFDIASLKLQPKGIDLYKPDRNNFAPRVGFAYDLLGDGKTVLRGGAGIFFNPLLTGAALSLAGNYQQSFSVNLFDLFDPNFSCNPPLNWGYPVNNPLPTCNKVLPASVNSLDPNMRDTYSGHWSLGVQRELVSNTVLEATYVGNRGIKLPAGAAYAGMELNYSPFGGKQLSNDFGQIRRLGNFLDSNYNALQVSVRRHMAAGLNLDANYTWSHEIDDAVNILTGAFQNSHNPKGDYGSGDIDVRHNFTLGLVYDIPKFVPGRLGSGWQVSSMFATRTGLPVNIALAAPFLGIDQLRPNLVPGASLKPANYTVPGDQYNQGARQFNKDAFSQPAAGTFGNTPRNYGRGPGYHDIDLALQKSTKLNERLSLLIRGEMFNLFNHPNFANPVGYMDSQDFGRSTSTIGNHVGIGTSRQAQVAMKLVF, from the coding sequence ATGGCGAGACTCATGAATATCGCGCGCTGGATGATCGTGCTGGTTGCCATGCTGCTGCTTTCGCTTACCTGCGTGGCGCAGCTTGATACCGGAACTATCACCGGAATCGTTCAGGACAAAACCGGTGCGGTTCTGTCCGATGCAACTGTGAAAGTGACTAACACGAAGACAGGTCGTACGTGGGATCTGAAGACCGGCTCCCTCGGGGAGTACAGCGTTCCTGCTCTTCCCGTGGGGCCTTACCAGGTAGAAGTCTCGCGGAGTGGCTTCAAGACCGGCGTCGTATCTGACATCTTTCTGAACACATCACAAACTGTTCGTGCCGACCTGAAGCTCGAAATCGGCGCTGCGGCGGAGCAGTTGACGGTCACTGCCGAGCAGGCGACAGTGAACACGACCACCAGCGATCTCGGCGCCGCTATCGGATCGACGGCGGTAACGAATCTCCCTCTCAACGGTCGCGATTTTACGTCCTTGTTGGCGTTGGTCCCAGGCTCCGTGACGACCGCAGGCTTCGGCCAGACGAGTCTCGGTGGTTACGAGACCAGTCTTGCCGGCGTCAACATCTTGCTCGACGGAACCGACGCGACACGCATTGACGTGAACGCAACCAGCACCCAGTTGGGCCGGCAGGAGTCGCGTATTAGCCGCGCCAGCGTCGATAGTATCCAGGAGTTCCGTGTTCTGTCTGGTGTTTATTCGGCGGAATATGGCCGCTCGATGGGCGATATCGTCAACGTCATTACGAAATCCGGCGGCAACACAGTTCACGGAAACGTTTTTGAGTTTCTGCGCAACGACGCCATGGATGCGAAGAACTACTTCAACACCACTGGCGAAAAGTCACCTCTGCGCCTGAATCAATTCGGCGGCAACGTCGGCGGGCCGGTGATCAAGAACAAGCTGTTCTACTTCGTCAACTACGAGGGCGTGCGGCAGGTTGTAAATGTTCCCGCTACCACCACGGTTCTCAATTCAACCAGCCGCGCGTCGGCGGTCGCGAGCATGCAGCCCGTCATCAGCGCGATACCACTGCCTAATCGCCCGGGCGCAGTTACATACGTCGATCCCTTGGACGGCCTGGAAAAGGTAAACCCCTATCTTGGCTTCTACAGCGGTCTGCTTGAGAACCGCCTTCGCGAAGATACTGGTTCGATCAAAGTCGACTTCACCCCCAGCAGCTCCGATTCGTTTGCACTGCGGTACAACATTTCCGATTCCTACACCAGCACGCAGTACGGTTTCGCAGCCGGACAGGTTTCGCCTTCCAGCAGCCGCAACCATCTGGCGAAGATAAGCTGGACGCACACGTTCCGCCCGAACTTGTTGAATGAGTTGGGCGTCGCCCTCAACCGCCCCCAGACCGATTCGCTCGGAGGAGGCGGCGACTTCCCAATCTTCCAGTGCAGCACTTTTTGGGGTTGCAATGGAGGCAACAACTTTGGCGCAACGCCAGGGCCTGCGCTGTTCTCGAATCGCCGGCCTCAGCACTCGATCTCCTTCACGAACACCACAAGCTGGGTGAAGGGTAGAAACACCATTCGTTTCGGGTTCGATATTCGCAAGAACGTCACGCACGACGCTCTTGATCCCCAGCAGTTCCTCAGTTACGCGAACGCAAATGATTTCCTCACTAACGGTTTGATTCAGGTAGACACGCTGGGCCATACGATGGTTGGAGTCGAGAACTCAAACCTCGCGTTCTTCATGCAAGACGATATCCGGTTGACTTCGCGGTTCACTATGAACCTTGGACTGCGTTACGAATACAACACCGTCCTGAGCGGACCCGAGATGGGCAATTTCGATATTGCCAGCCTCAAGCTTCAACCGAAGGGTATTGATTTGTATAAGCCGGATCGCAACAACTTTGCTCCGCGTGTTGGTTTCGCGTATGACCTGTTAGGCGACGGCAAGACTGTACTGCGTGGCGGAGCAGGCATCTTCTTCAACCCGTTGCTCACCGGCGCTGCGCTATCGCTCGCCGGCAATTATCAACAGTCGTTCAGCGTCAATTTGTTTGACCTGTTCGATCCGAACTTCTCCTGCAATCCTCCGTTGAATTGGGGCTACCCGGTGAACAATCCGTTGCCCACTTGCAACAAGGTGTTGCCGGCAAGCGTGAACTCGCTTGACCCGAACATGCGCGATACGTACTCCGGCCACTGGAGCCTTGGCGTGCAGCGCGAATTGGTCAGCAATACCGTCCTCGAGGCTACCTACGTCGGCAACCGTGGCATCAAGCTGCCCGCTGGCGCGGCTTACGCTGGAATGGAACTGAACTATTCGCCTTTCGGGGGCAAGCAACTGTCCAACGATTTCGGCCAGATTCGCCGACTAGGCAACTTCCTGGATTCGAACTACAACGCGTTACAGGTCAGTGTTCGCCGGCATATGGCAGCGGGTTTGAATCTTGATGCGAACTATACCTGGTCGCATGAAATCGACGATGCCGTCAACATCCTGACTGGTGCTTTCCAGAACTCCCATAACCCCAAGGGCGATTATGGAAGCGGTGACATCGATGTTCGTCACAACTTCACACTCGGCTTGGTTTACGACATCCCGAAGTTCGTTCCCGGACGGCTCGGCTCCGGATGGCAGGTCAGCTCTATGTTTGCCACTCGTACGGGGCTGCCCGTCAACATCGCTCTGGCAGCACCATTCCTGGGAATCGACCAACTCCGGCCGAACTTGGTGCCCGGTGCTTCGCTGAAGCCGGCAAATTACACGGTACCCGGCGATCAATACAATCAGGGCGCCCGCCAGTTCAACAAAGACGCATTCTCGCAGCCTGCTGCCGGAACTTTCGGAAACACTCCCCGAAACTATGGCCGTGGCCCCGGCTACCATGACATTGACCTCGCGCTTCAGAAGTCGACAAAGCTAAACGAACGTCTGTCACTGCTGATTCGTGGAGAGATGTTTAACCTCTTCAATCACCCTAACTTTGCCAATCCGGTTGGCTACATGGATAGCCAGGATTTCGGCCGTAGCACGTCGACGATCGGTAATCATGTCGGCATCGGCACATCGCGTCAGGCCCAGGTGGCTATGAAGCTGGTGTTCTAG